The DNA segment CGACAATGTTTCAACACTTGGGATATGGTCGAATATTCCATCAATATCCTTCATAGACACTAAAGTGTACAATCTAATTGTTGCATGTGATGGCAATGGCATATGATGAAATTGGCTAAGGGAAGAAGAAAAGGCAGTGAGTCTTTGCATAATTCAGAGACAAATCACTTGTACATAAATCTTCTATGAAATTCTGAATATCCAGATGCCGTTACAGTAAATATGAAAAAGTGTGATTTCTCTTAAATTTATTGACATTATCTTTTACATTCATCTCCAACAAGATTATTTGagttgaaacaaaaaaattgaatctcTCAACAATATCTTACGTAGGACATGATTTCCTGTAGACCTTACTAGAAGAAATGATCTTTTGCATTTCAGAAGTCAGAGCAAGAAGAAGTAGAATGTTATTTAAAAGTAACTTTAAATGTTGTTTAGACAAAACCATCAAAGACCAAACATGTATTCATTATTACATTAAGCTCTTCAAAAGTTGGAACACAGAAGCTCAAACTACAGACAGAGCATACATAATCTCCacttttttgtcaactttttttttttttttttttttgtcaactacaTAATCTCCACTTAAGTTAACTGTTTTTAGGTTTTAAGAAGAAGCTGCTTCAAACGCACTCTGGAATGTCTCAGGCGGCTGTGCACCGCTCAGTTTCACCTTCCCGTTGATCTGAACAAACAATTCTAACGTAAAGAAGCAAGACTTAAGAGTAAGGATATATTAAAAATGGCGTCTGTTTCACTGTAAGCTTGACCATGAACTCATTTGTATAGTGGCAATTCAATCCAAAGCACATAAACTTACTGTGTAATGTGGAACCCCAGTGATATTCTGCGAATACTTCTCCAGCTCTTCTTTTACCTTCATTACAGAAATGAACAACACATACCAGTTAATATTATCCACTAGAAGAAACAATAATGGTCACATAAATACACCTCTGTGGTTCCATTGCTGGGATCTGAGAGGAATACTTCTGCTCCGTCTATGCCAAGCTTTTTAGCCGTCTCAGCCAGAAACTCCCTGCATTCATCCACAAGATTCACATCTTACCAACTCTTCTACTTAAATCTAACTCATCATAAGCGCAAAATCAAGAACTCAGCAAACAGTTTCACAGAGTGACAAAACCAACAAATTATGTAGTATACCTGTCCCCTATGTACTTTCCCTGCGTGAAGTAACCAAGACACAACTCTTCAACAAGGCTATGTTGTTTTTCTGGCGCTTGTTTCCCCGTATAATGTATGAGTCTATGACTATCCAGTGTGTTGCCTCTGTTCATATCACcaaaacttttatataaaaaatataaaacagaaGAAATCTCTCTTCTTGTTTAAAGAAGATAACTTTTGGTGCTTACGTGAGACCGGATGTGTCATACTCTAACCCAATACCTTTGAAGATCTGTAGATTTATCTCAAGATTCTGTCAACAAGAACATAAGTCTATAAAAGTATCagtgagtaaaaaaaaaaaacctcagaCATTCTTCTGAACATTGCTTCAACTCTGCTTCCAAACTTTTGTCTATaaaattctttcttgttcacaCCTTCTTTGGGTGCAGATGCATCGAGGAAAAAAGGATGCCATCGAATCTACATTATCTTTCAGAAATGAGCACTTTCATCGTTTGTGTAAGAAAATTATAACGAGAGAGAGTTTAACCTCAAAGTTGTATTGATCTTTAGATGCATCAATGGCTTTGTCAAGATTCTTCTTCCCCACAAAGCACCAGGGACACACCGTATCCGAGCTTATATCAATTTCGATGAGCTTTTTTGAAAAGTTTCTGCTTGCAGACTCGGccattcttttttttgctaacaaaTTTCATTCAAAACTCAGaaatcaaatttgatattttcaagaatatattaaactcataaactgaaccataaaaaatacaGATATCGATCTTTCATTTGGATGAACATTTTCAGGTTAGAATCTCTCACGGTAAGAACGATCCACTCCAAATTATACAAAATCTAAGCATTTCTATCACGTGTATCATATGATCAAAAGGTAAATTTCTGGGTTTACCTGGAAACGATTGGAGGAAGATGATTGTGATCGTCTATGGGAGAAACAACCCAAAAGATCgtataatatacaatatacatACAAAGATAATGACTTTTCACCAACCATGCTGAGTTccccacattttttttttaattttttatattaaatatttttggaaacgaacattcttgtttattgtcATTTCAATATGTAAAACTGGCATCAATTTTTGCATCTCTAATTGTACGTTGATATCAcgcttatattcataataaTGCACACTGTTATTATATCATCTAATAACATTATTTAAACTTTGTATAGTATTTGTggtattattaattaaatattttgtattaaaaaggactaaaattattaaataagaaaattattaatattatttgaaaattgcACAAGTAAAAGGACTAGAAAAGTAAGTAACcttaaatataaagttttgtaTAGTTAAACCTTATATTTGAGGTTTCACTGTTTAAAGATTTTAAGGTTGTTTTTGGAATGAACAAAAtcttatatttgaagttataaggGAGCTTTTGGAGATACTAAGTTTAAAGAGATTAGGAGtttcatatatctatataaagagatgttaACTTGTAACATAACTTATTAGTTTAGAGATTGATTTGTgagaatttaaattttgagtGATTTTCTTAAGTTAATAAAAAAGAGTTTTCTTACAATCTTTGAGTTTATATTCTTGTGTTAAAACAATAATTAGTATTAGAGCAAAAATAAAATCGAAAAGCCGTAGGAGACATTACAATCATACCAACGAGAGACGAAGAAGGAGGACTTTCTTCGATAAATTGCTCCATGTTAAACACAACAAACTATACGGTGTGGAGTATACGAATGAAGATTCTTCTTTGTGTACACAAAGTAGGGGGTATCATCAAAACtcttaaattaataatgttgctaatttattaattaatttgtggaatcattaattaaaagaaaatttctgttttagactatacttttaaaaatatttctatttaaaagaaggaaaaatattttatttcataatattatatattagtaaaaatttatagatttgaatttcatatatttttatgagaTTATTTGATAGTATGCTGAATACATATGGAAGTATACAAATGAGTTTTATATGTAACTCGATAAAGTAAGACTAAAATAttgatatgaaaaaataaaaattagagatACAATTCATTTTGAAgactaataaaaaataagattcTTTATATATTATCGTAATAATTAGTTTATGATTTCAATAGGACTATATATTTAGCTAggaattttctaaatatttattatcttaCTATATTATCGAATTATGTCATATCTTACACAGTCCCAGCttggaacaatttttttttattaatttacggtatttattaatttatcgagtattaatttatagatttttattgcacttttgttgtaattttatgttacatatataatatatgtaaaaacggttttgtttttgtttttatcgaattatgtcaacaaaaccaaatgaaaaaaccaaatcaaaactaaCTTTCATCTTAGttacattttgtttttgtttctccttttcagttgcagtttttttttttaccaaccCTAGCTAAGCGTTGAAACATTGAATACCAACCCTACGGAAAGTAGTGGCTGATCTCCTACGAAAAGTTGATCTTCTATAGAGAAATCAAATGTACGATACCATCCTtcgtttgatattttatatgtttcttttttctttttctaaaatacCTCGATTGTCCAGTAAGATTCATTTCTGGATACCTTCTCGTAGGATATAGACTTGAACAGTCAATGTACTCATCTATAAAATTAAGCTCAGTGTCTTATAAGCAGCTTACCTCTCCACAGAAATCTAATTCAAAAAGTATCTGCCAATGAGGAGTCTTATATTTCTCGCAATTCTATCTCTCTTGGCTTTAACCTTTCCAATAGCCATTGCTTCTGACCCAAGCCCCGTTCAAGACTTTTGTGTCGGCGTAAACACCCCATCCAATGGTGGTATGTACATTTTCTCCTAATCGTTTATACGCCTATCTTTCATTGGTTTCTCATTCTTATACTGTTTTGTTATTTGGTTATTATGTTCAGTGTTTGTCAACGGAAAGTTTTGCAAAGACCCAAAGCTCGCCACAATAGACGACTTCTTTTTCACAGGGCTTGACAGGCAAAGAGTCGCAAGTAATGCAGTCGGAACAAATGTGACAGCTGTCTTTGCTGATAACCTTCCTGGGCTCAACACCCTTGGAATAGCATTTGCTCGTGTAGATTATGCACCAAACGGGCTGATCCCACCTCATACACATCCACGTGCCAGCGAGTTCTTGATTGTCCAAGAAGGATCGCTTTACGCGGGTTTTGTCTCGTCAGACCAAGACGGAAATCGTCTATTCTGCAAAATACTCAACAAGGGTGATCTAATTGTGTTTCCAGTAGGACTCATCCATTTCCATGTCAATGTGGGACGAGGCCCAGCAGTTGCATTCACTGCTTTTAATAGCCAAAACCCAGGTCTCATCACTATTGCTAAAACCGTGTTTGGGTCTAACCCGCGGATAAACCCAAATGCTCTTGCAAAAGCATTCCAGTTGGATCCTAGGATTGTCATGAGCCTACAGACCAAATTCTGATCGTGGAATGAAAAATATTGAGCTTTTAACTGCTTTCGCTTTCTTTACCGTTGTCTGAATAAGGATCATGTATTCCATCACTGCATCAATAAAGTGACATAAGGTCATAATGTAATGCTTACAAAATTACTTCTCCTGTCCACTTCATGTGTCTTAATTTTCTATCTATCAAGATATGTaaagaatgaaaacaaaaaaaacgaaacaaaattgtttattttttgtgcgttaaaaataattttgtttttaaaattttaaaagagtgATTAACACCACACATcataataatttgtttatatttgttttaaaatttttaaaacaatataaattgtTAGACCAAAATAATCTTTAATTTATATTGGAGTGATTAACACCACACAtcataatctatactattatttgcgaagtaaagttttggaatcgagctctcacgttaaattTAGACTGGTTAATTAATATCGCTGTTacccttaataaatttttatatataataatttaactaaaaacgaattttatattaataatattaaatttctaaa comes from the Brassica napus cultivar Da-Ae chromosome A7, Da-Ae, whole genome shotgun sequence genome and includes:
- the LOC106355455 gene encoding uncharacterized protein YwbO isoform X1, translated to MAESASRNFSKKLIEIDISSDTVCPWCFVGKKNLDKAIDASKDQYNFEIRWHPFFLDASAPKEGVNKKEFYRQKFGSRVEAMFRRMSEIFKGIGLEYDTSGLTGNTLDSHRLIHYTGKQAPEKQHSLVEELCLGYFTQGKYIGDREFLAETAKKLGIDGAEVFLSDPSNGTTEVKEELEKYSQNITGVPHYTINGKVKLSGAQPPETFQSAFEAASS
- the LOC106355455 gene encoding uncharacterized protein LOC106355455 isoform X3 — translated: MAESASRNFSKKLIEIDISSDTVCPWCFVGKKNLDKAIDASKDQYNFENLEINLQIFKGIGLEYDTSGLTGNTLDSHRLIHYTGKQAPEKQHSLVEELCLGYFTQGKYIGDREFLAETAKKLGIDGAEVFLSDPSNGTTEVKEELEKYSQNITGVPHYTINGKVKLSGAQPPETFQSAFEAASS
- the LOC106355455 gene encoding uncharacterized protein YwbO isoform X2, with the protein product MAESASRNFSKKLIEIDISSDTVCPWCFVGKKNLDKAIDASKDQYNFEIRWHPFFLDASAPKEGVNKKEFYRQKFGSRVEAMFRRMSEIFKGIGLEYDTSGLTGNTLDSHRLIHYTGKQAPEKQHSLVEELCLGYFTQGKYIGDREFLAETAKKLGIDGAEVFLSDPSNGTTEVKEELEKYSQNITGVPHYTNCLFRSTGR
- the LOC106356649 gene encoding germin-like protein subfamily 1 member 11 translates to MRSLIFLAILSLLALTFPIAIASDPSPVQDFCVGVNTPSNGVFVNGKFCKDPKLATIDDFFFTGLDRQRVASNAVGTNVTAVFADNLPGLNTLGIAFARVDYAPNGLIPPHTHPRASEFLIVQEGSLYAGFVSSDQDGNRLFCKILNKGDLIVFPVGLIHFHVNVGRGPAVAFTAFNSQNPGLITIAKTVFGSNPRINPNALAKAFQLDPRIVMSLQTKF